Proteins from one Bacteroides zhangwenhongii genomic window:
- a CDS encoding coiled-coil domain-containing protein, translating into MATKSSIHIKPCNTKSSEAHNRRTAEYMRNIGESRIYIVPELSADNKQWINPDFGNPNLQTHYDNIKRMVKEKTGRAMQEKERERKGKNGKIIKVAGCSPIREGVLLIKPDTTLADVKKFSEECQRRWGITPLQIFLHKDEGHWLNGQSNAEDKESFQVGKKWFKPNYHAHIVFDWMNHDTGKSQKLNDNDMMEMQTLASDILLMERGQSKAVTGKEHLERNDFIIEKQKAELQRIDETKRHKEQQVSLAEQELKLVKSEIRTDKLKSVATDAATAIASGVGSLFGSGKLKELEQANEKLRQEVVKRNKGIDELKAKMQQIQEQHGKQIRNLQGIHNQELEAKDREISRLNTLLEKAFNCFPMLKEMLRMEKLCTVIGFTKDMIDCLLTKKEAIRCNGKIYSEEHRRKFDIKNDIFKVEKSPTDSSKLVLTINKKPIGDWFKEQMEKLWQSLRHTTEEPRKNRGLKM; encoded by the coding sequence ATGGCAACAAAATCAAGCATACATATCAAACCTTGCAACACCAAATCAAGCGAGGCTCACAACAGGAGGACTGCCGAGTATATGCGTAATATCGGAGAGTCCAGAATCTACATCGTACCCGAACTATCTGCTGACAACAAGCAATGGATAAACCCGGACTTCGGCAATCCGAATTTACAAACACACTACGACAACATTAAACGGATGGTAAAAGAAAAGACAGGTCGTGCCATGCAGGAGAAAGAGCGGGAGCGCAAAGGAAAGAACGGAAAAATCATAAAAGTGGCAGGATGCTCGCCCATCCGTGAGGGCGTGTTGCTCATCAAACCGGACACCACATTGGCAGACGTGAAGAAATTTAGCGAGGAATGCCAAAGACGATGGGGCATCACTCCGCTTCAAATCTTCCTGCACAAAGATGAAGGGCATTGGCTGAACGGACAGTCTAATGCAGAGGACAAGGAAAGTTTCCAAGTAGGTAAAAAATGGTTCAAGCCGAATTACCACGCACACATCGTATTCGACTGGATGAACCACGACACAGGCAAGAGCCAAAAGCTCAATGACAATGATATGATGGAAATGCAGACTTTAGCATCCGACATTCTCCTAATGGAGCGTGGACAATCAAAGGCTGTTACAGGCAAGGAGCATCTGGAACGAAACGATTTCATCATCGAGAAACAGAAAGCCGAACTGCAACGTATAGATGAAACCAAGCGACACAAGGAACAACAGGTAAGTCTTGCCGAACAAGAACTCAAACTGGTAAAATCGGAAATACGCACGGACAAACTCAAAAGCGTAGCCACTGATGCTGCCACTGCCATTGCAAGCGGAGTTGGTTCTCTTTTCGGAAGTGGAAAGTTGAAAGAACTGGAACAAGCCAACGAGAAATTGCGTCAGGAAGTGGTCAAGCGCAATAAGGGTATTGACGAACTAAAAGCCAAGATGCAACAAATACAGGAACAGCACGGCAAACAAATACGCAATCTTCAAGGAATACATAACCAAGAACTTGAAGCCAAAGACAGGGAAATATCAAGACTGAACACCTTGCTTGAAAAGGCATTCAACTGTTTCCCGATGCTCAAAGAAATGTTGAGAATGGAAAAACTGTGCACAGTTATTGGATTTACCAAAGATATGATAGATTGTCTTTTGACAAAGAAAGAAGCCATCAGATGTAATGGAAAAATCTATTCCGAAGAGCACAGACGAAAGTTTGACATCAAGAACGATATTTTCAAGGTAGAAAAAAGTCCAACCGATAGCAGTAAACTTGTGCTAACCATAAACAAGAAACCAATTGGAGATTGGTTCAAGGAACAAATGGAAAAATTATGGCAAAGTTTACGTCACACGACAGAAGAACCAAGAAAAAATAGAGGGCTCAAGATGTAA
- a CDS encoding AAA family ATPase yields MDYMKEIKEISAEEAVILWQASRLSLSKSYEKAPEILKVHDSVIGTLGNFSASIGKAKSKKTFNVSAIVAAALKNGTVLRYVAELPEDKRKILYVDTEQSPYHCLKVMKRILRMAGLPDDRDNENLEFLALRKYTPEQRIRIVEQAIYNTPDIALVIIDGIRDMVYDINSPGESTRIISKLMQWTDDRQIHIHTILHQNKGDENARGHIGTELNNKAETVLLVEKDKSNGDISNVSAMHIRAMDFEPFSFRINDNALPELLEGYKPEAKKPGRPEEEKFDPYRHITEQQHRIALEAVFGLKEEYGYKELEDTLIKTYVSVGVKLNHKKAVSLITMLRNKRMIVQENGRKYTFMPDFHY; encoded by the coding sequence ATGGATTATATGAAAGAGATTAAGGAAATATCGGCAGAAGAAGCCGTAATCCTTTGGCAAGCCTCACGTTTGAGCCTGTCGAAAAGTTACGAGAAAGCACCTGAAATTCTCAAAGTACATGATTCCGTCATTGGGACATTGGGGAATTTCAGCGCATCCATCGGCAAAGCCAAAAGTAAAAAGACGTTCAATGTGTCTGCTATCGTAGCCGCCGCATTGAAGAATGGTACGGTATTGCGATATGTGGCGGAACTTCCGGAAGACAAACGGAAAATCCTTTATGTGGACACGGAACAAAGCCCTTATCATTGCCTGAAAGTTATGAAACGTATTTTACGGATGGCAGGGCTTCCCGATGACAGGGACAATGAGAATCTTGAATTTCTCGCTTTGAGGAAATACACGCCCGAACAGCGTATCAGGATTGTCGAACAGGCTATCTACAACACACCTGACATAGCCCTTGTAATTATTGACGGCATCCGTGACATGGTATATGACATCAACAGTCCCGGTGAATCGACACGCATAATATCCAAACTGATGCAATGGACGGACGACAGGCAGATACATATCCATACGATACTCCACCAAAACAAGGGCGATGAGAACGCAAGGGGGCATATCGGCACGGAACTGAACAACAAGGCGGAAACAGTCCTCCTTGTGGAAAAGGACAAGAGCAATGGAGATATAAGCAATGTTTCAGCCATGCACATACGGGCAATGGACTTCGAGCCTTTTTCATTCCGCATCAATGACAATGCCCTGCCTGAACTGCTGGAGGGTTACAAGCCCGAAGCCAAGAAACCGGGAAGACCGGAAGAGGAAAAGTTCGACCCTTACAGGCATATCACCGAACAACAGCACCGCATCGCACTGGAAGCTGTTTTCGGACTGAAAGAGGAATACGGCTACAAGGAACTGGAAGACACCTTAATCAAGACTTATGTGTCGGTGGGTGTAAAGTTGAACCACAAAAAGGCGGTATCGCTCATCACCATGCTTCGCAACAAACGGATGATAGTGCAGGAGAACGGCAGGAAGTACACGTTCATGCCCGACTTCCACTATTAG
- a CDS encoding DUF3853 family protein, translated as MTNLQELLLKPVWQMTGEEFIFLSKHASNQTEAQPQPVTDTERKYVYGILGIAKLFGCSLPTANRIKKSGKIDKAITQIGRKIIVDAELALELAGKKTGGRK; from the coding sequence ATGACAAATCTTCAAGAGTTATTATTAAAACCCGTCTGGCAGATGACAGGCGAAGAGTTCATATTTCTAAGCAAACACGCTTCCAACCAAACGGAAGCGCAACCGCAGCCCGTCACGGATACAGAAAGAAAATATGTGTACGGAATACTTGGTATTGCCAAATTGTTCGGGTGCAGTCTGCCCACCGCCAACCGTATAAAGAAAAGCGGAAAGATAGATAAAGCCATTACGCAAATAGGGCGCAAGATTATCGTGGATGCGGAACTTGCCCTTGAACTGGCTGGAAAGAAAACCGGAGGACGAAAATAA
- a CDS encoding PDDEXK nuclease domain-containing protein — MENNKEHHIERTNFDAFVHAVGSEIEQAQVRLITAANAQMLFHYWKMGNYILYHQNLQGWGSKIIKQLAKAIRFNYPEKKGYSERNLTYMCQFARSYPLNVLRSFIDTDARLSVPSIQNVTDEILKLNNGRFTQELTAQIQSVDCQSLEFTQEAPAQIQDVEKTVSAIYRMEIREIEKVFLTSPVAKINWASQMVILDGALPLGIGYWYMKQSVEMGWSSNILKIQIETNLYNRQISNNKINNFTATLPAPQSDLANYLLKDPYIFDLAGAKEKADERDIEEQLVKHVTRYLLEMGNGFAFVARQKHFQVGNSDFFADLILYSIPLHAYIVVELKATPFKPEYAGQLNFYINVVDDKLRGKDDNKTIGLLLCKGKDEVVAQYALTGYDQPIGISDYQLSKAIPENLKSALPSVEEVEEELTSFLDKDNNSQN, encoded by the coding sequence ATGGAAAACAACAAAGAACATCATATAGAAAGAACGAACTTTGACGCATTTGTTCATGCTGTCGGTTCGGAAATAGAACAGGCGCAAGTCCGGCTGATTACCGCAGCCAATGCGCAAATGCTGTTCCATTACTGGAAAATGGGCAACTATATCCTGTATCATCAGAACTTGCAAGGCTGGGGAAGCAAAATCATCAAGCAACTGGCAAAGGCTATCCGTTTCAATTATCCTGAAAAGAAAGGCTATTCGGAACGCAACCTTACCTATATGTGCCAATTCGCACGGTCATATCCGCTGAACGTGCTACGAAGTTTCATTGACACGGATGCAAGACTATCTGTTCCAAGCATACAGAATGTTACAGATGAAATATTGAAACTAAACAACGGACGATTTACGCAGGAACTTACTGCGCAAATACAATCTGTTGATTGCCAGTCTTTAGAATTTACGCAGGAGGCTCCTGCGCAAATTCAGGACGTGGAGAAAACAGTTTCTGCCATTTACAGGATGGAGATTAGGGAGATAGAAAAAGTTTTCCTGACCTCCCCTGTTGCCAAAATAAACTGGGCAAGCCAAATGGTCATACTTGACGGAGCATTACCGTTAGGCATAGGATATTGGTATATGAAGCAATCGGTAGAAATGGGCTGGAGCAGCAATATTCTTAAAATACAAATTGAGACCAACCTATATAACAGACAAATCAGCAACAACAAGATAAACAATTTTACAGCCACACTTCCGGCACCACAAAGCGACCTTGCCAATTACCTGTTGAAAGACCCGTATATCTTCGACTTGGCAGGAGCGAAAGAAAAGGCAGACGAAAGAGACATAGAGGAGCAACTGGTAAAGCACGTTACCCGTTATTTGTTGGAAATGGGTAATGGTTTTGCTTTCGTTGCCCGACAGAAGCATTTTCAAGTAGGCAATAGCGATTTCTTTGCCGACTTGATTCTATATTCTATCCCACTACACGCATACATTGTTGTAGAACTGAAAGCTACTCCATTCAAGCCGGAGTATGCAGGACAACTGAATTTCTACATCAATGTGGTGGATGACAAACTGAGGGGAAAGGATGATAACAAAACCATAGGGCTGTTGCTGTGCAAAGGGAAAGATGAGGTAGTAGCGCAATACGCCTTGACAGGCTACGACCAGCCGATAGGCATCAGTGATTATCAGTTGAGCAAGGCTATACCCGAAAACCTTAAATCAGCCTTGCCAAGCGTGGAAGAGGTGGAAGAAGAACTGACATCTTTCCTTGACAAGGACAATAATTCCCAAAATTGA
- a CDS encoding IS1380-like element IS613 family transposase — MAKIQIKSEKLTPFGGIFSIMEQFDSTLSSVIDSTLGLRCSSFGYQYSEIVRSLMSIYFCGGSCIEDVTTHLMNHLSLHPTLRTCSSDTILRAIKELTQGNISYTSDTGKNYDFNTADTLNTLLLNCMFASGQLKEGEMYDVDFDHQFIETEKYDAKPTYKKFLGYRPGVAVIDDLIVGIENSDGNTNVRFHQKDTLKRFFERFEQNGLTINRFRADCGSCSEEIVEEIEKHSKSFYIRANRCSSLYNDIFALRGWKTEEINGIEFELNSILVEKWKGKAYRLVIQRQKRMDGVLDLWEGEYTYRCILTNDYESSTREIVEFYNLRGGKERIFDDMNNGFGWDRLPKSFMAENTVFLLLTALIRNFYKAIIHRLDVKRFGLNATSRIKAFVFRFVSVPAKWIRTSRRYVLNIYTCNNAYADIFQTDFG; from the coding sequence ATGGCAAAAATACAAATAAAATCCGAGAAGCTCACTCCTTTTGGAGGAATATTTTCAATCATGGAGCAATTTGACTCCACATTGTCATCTGTAATCGACTCGACACTCGGTCTAAGGTGTAGCTCGTTCGGTTATCAGTACAGTGAAATCGTCCGTTCCCTCATGAGTATCTACTTCTGTGGTGGCTCATGCATTGAGGATGTCACTACTCATTTGATGAACCATCTCTCGCTCCATCCGACACTTCGTACTTGTAGTTCTGATACTATCCTCAGAGCGATAAAGGAACTGACGCAAGGAAACATCTCATACACATCAGATACGGGTAAGAACTACGATTTCAACACGGCTGACACACTCAATACCTTACTGCTCAATTGTATGTTTGCATCCGGCCAACTGAAAGAGGGCGAGATGTATGATGTTGATTTCGACCATCAGTTCATAGAGACTGAGAAGTATGATGCAAAGCCTACATACAAGAAGTTCCTTGGTTATCGCCCTGGCGTGGCGGTTATTGACGACTTGATTGTTGGCATTGAGAATAGCGATGGTAACACCAACGTTCGTTTTCATCAGAAGGACACGCTGAAGAGATTCTTTGAGAGATTTGAGCAGAACGGACTTACAATCAATCGTTTCAGAGCTGATTGTGGATCATGTTCCGAGGAAATCGTGGAGGAAATAGAGAAACACAGCAAATCCTTCTATATCCGCGCAAACCGCTGCAGTTCGCTCTACAATGACATCTTTGCTCTTAGAGGCTGGAAGACTGAGGAAATCAATGGCATTGAGTTCGAATTGAACTCTATTCTTGTTGAGAAGTGGAAGGGTAAAGCATACCGACTTGTGATTCAAAGACAGAAACGGATGGACGGTGTGCTGGATCTTTGGGAAGGAGAATACACATACCGTTGTATCCTGACTAACGACTATGAATCTTCCACAAGAGAAATTGTCGAGTTCTATAACCTTCGTGGAGGAAAGGAACGTATCTTCGATGATATGAACAATGGTTTCGGGTGGGACAGATTGCCCAAATCCTTCATGGCAGAGAACACTGTGTTCCTTCTTCTTACGGCACTTATCCGTAATTTCTACAAGGCCATTATCCACAGACTTGACGTAAAGAGGTTCGGACTCAATGCAACAAGTCGCATAAAAGCGTTTGTCTTCAGGTTTGTCTCTGTACCAGCCAAGTGGATCAGAACATCAAGGCGGTATGTGCTGAATATCTATACCTGTAATAATGCTTACGCAGATATTTTTCAGACTGATTTTGGATAA
- a CDS encoding helix-turn-helix domain-containing protein, producing MRYIRLGVCICILLFVHNQILMADEAVNTDSITTEYIRSIYIEKPKCALKLLDVAENKNSMPLRVIDELRSLSYRNLFMNKLAYVYARKSYVLDSVYQKDPEHLLKMTVYLAELSFLMSKYNESMNYALDGIAQSKRLEDRVSEARLLYCIGENNRMLSFKDKAYDYFDSAIDLLKGRKGVKEIGMLSSFYGGKMSYLMTDSLYEDASVMALEREKQIKKLETLPDVPKGLVDMQYGYLYSKWAYNCYMEKKYEQAEKYFAMYQSTEYSRTPDGKMYSIPYLLVSKHYKQVIDNCQEFKELMRKQQDTINTQYMNVLEREVQAYMGMGNYKEAAVLQGAIIAITDSINNRDKENAALELNTMYNTSEKEDYIAKQAFQLKIRNITLTFLTCITLLALFVLWRMWRFNHIIRYKNKILAKFINERLARKKDGQSLNVDEQLMISQDIEDESILFDNQEEVADEASKVSGEEEENKKIFVELNRIVVQDQLYLSSELSREDLAQLVHLNNARFARMIKECTGTNFNGYINDLRIDHAIKLLKLHPNYTIRAIADEAGFNSTPILYNLFKKKTGMTPYEFKKAQESL from the coding sequence ATGAGGTATATACGACTTGGGGTATGTATATGTATTCTTTTATTTGTGCATAACCAGATTTTAATGGCCGATGAGGCCGTAAATACAGATTCTATAACTACTGAATATATAAGGAGTATTTATATTGAGAAGCCGAAATGTGCTTTGAAACTTTTAGATGTAGCGGAGAATAAAAATTCTATGCCTTTACGAGTTATAGACGAATTACGTAGCTTGTCATATCGTAATCTGTTTATGAATAAGCTTGCGTATGTATATGCAAGAAAGTCTTATGTGCTTGATTCTGTATATCAAAAGGATCCTGAACACTTATTGAAAATGACTGTTTATTTGGCGGAATTATCTTTCTTGATGAGTAAATATAACGAGAGTATGAATTATGCGCTTGACGGGATTGCCCAATCAAAAAGGTTGGAGGACCGCGTGTCCGAAGCCCGGTTGTTATACTGCATTGGAGAGAATAACCGTATGTTGTCATTTAAAGATAAAGCGTATGATTATTTTGATTCTGCTATCGATTTGTTGAAAGGGAGAAAAGGCGTAAAAGAGATAGGAATGCTCTCTTCTTTCTATGGAGGGAAAATGAGTTATTTAATGACTGACTCTTTGTATGAGGATGCGTCAGTTATGGCTTTGGAACGTGAAAAGCAGATAAAAAAATTGGAAACTTTACCTGATGTTCCGAAAGGGTTGGTTGATATGCAATATGGTTATCTGTATTCCAAGTGGGCATATAATTGCTATATGGAAAAGAAATATGAGCAGGCGGAAAAGTATTTTGCTATGTATCAATCGACTGAATACTCCCGTACGCCTGATGGAAAAATGTATTCAATTCCTTATTTGCTGGTCTCCAAGCATTACAAGCAAGTGATTGACAACTGTCAGGAGTTTAAAGAACTGATGAGGAAACAACAGGATACTATCAATACACAATATATGAATGTGCTTGAAAGAGAAGTGCAAGCTTATATGGGTATGGGAAACTATAAGGAAGCGGCAGTTTTGCAGGGAGCTATTATAGCCATAACGGATAGTATTAATAACAGGGATAAAGAGAATGCGGCATTAGAGCTGAATACGATGTATAATACTTCTGAAAAGGAGGATTATATAGCAAAACAAGCATTCCAATTGAAAATCAGAAACATAACGTTGACCTTTTTGACGTGTATTACGCTGTTGGCTTTGTTTGTATTATGGCGTATGTGGCGCTTCAACCATATTATCAGATATAAGAATAAAATCCTTGCTAAGTTTATAAACGAGAGATTGGCCAGGAAGAAAGACGGTCAGTCACTGAATGTTGATGAACAGCTTATGATCTCGCAAGATATAGAAGATGAAAGCATTTTGTTTGACAACCAAGAGGAGGTCGCTGATGAAGCCAGTAAAGTGAGCGGGGAAGAAGAAGAGAATAAAAAAATATTTGTTGAATTGAACCGTATTGTTGTTCAAGACCAGTTATATCTTTCTTCAGAATTGTCGAGAGAAGATCTGGCACAACTCGTACATTTGAATAACGCACGTTTTGCCCGAATGATAAAAGAATGTACCGGCACTAATTTTAATGGATATATCAATGATTTGCGTATAGACCATGCAATTAAATTATTAAAACTGCATCCTAATTATACGATACGTGCCATAGCTGATGAAGCCGGATTCAACAGTACCCCGATATTATATAATCTTTTCAAGAAAAAGACAGGCATGACTCCGTACGAGTTTAAGAAAGCACAAGAATCTCTTTAA
- a CDS encoding DUF488 domain-containing protein, producing the protein MIQVRIKRVYEDFSEADGYRVLVDKLWPRGIKKEWLKYDYWAKDITPSAALRKWFHDDIPGHWNDFVVLYQKELDASQAATDFLALIKPHPVVTLIYASKEPVYNHARILRDYLEMRLKE; encoded by the coding sequence ATGATACAGGTTAGGATAAAGCGAGTATACGAAGACTTTTCGGAGGCAGACGGATATAGGGTATTGGTTGACAAATTATGGCCGCGCGGCATAAAAAAGGAATGGTTGAAATATGATTATTGGGCAAAAGATATCACCCCATCCGCCGCTTTGCGCAAATGGTTTCACGATGATATACCAGGACACTGGAATGACTTCGTCGTACTGTATCAGAAAGAGCTGGATGCTTCTCAGGCAGCGACCGATTTTCTGGCCCTTATCAAACCGCATCCGGTAGTAACACTCATTTACGCTTCTAAAGAACCTGTATATAATCATGCCCGAATACTCCGCGATTATCTGGAAATGCGTTTGAAAGAGTGA
- a CDS encoding Cof-type HAD-IIB family hydrolase, giving the protein MKYKLLVLDVDGTLLNDAKEISKRTLAALLKIQQMGVRIVLASGRPTYGLLPLAKSLELGNYGGFILSYNGCQIINAQNGEVLFERRINPEMLPYLEKKARKNGFALFTYHDDTIITDSPENTHIRDEARLNNLRVIKEEEFSSAIDFAPCKCMLVSDDEEALVGLEDHWKRRLNGALDVFRSEPYFLEVVPCAIDKANTLGALLEALNLTRDEVIAIGDGVCDVTMIQLAGLGIAMGHSQDSVKACADYVTASNEEDGVALAVEKAIIAEVRAAEIPLDQLNAQARHALMGNLGIQYTYASEDRVEATMPVDHRTRQPFGILHGGATLALAETVAGLGSMILCQPDEIVVGMQVSGNHISSAHEGDTVRAVGTIVHKGRSSHVWNVDVFTSTNKLVSSVRVVNSVMKKR; this is encoded by the coding sequence ATGAAGTATAAATTATTGGTCTTGGATGTAGACGGAACACTACTGAATGATGCGAAAGAAATTAGTAAACGTACGCTGGCCGCTTTGTTGAAGATTCAACAGATGGGAGTACGTATTGTTTTGGCTTCCGGCAGGCCGACCTATGGTTTGCTGCCGTTGGCAAAATCTCTTGAACTTGGAAATTACGGAGGTTTTATCCTTTCCTATAATGGTTGTCAGATTATCAATGCACAGAACGGAGAGGTGCTGTTTGAGCGTCGCATAAATCCGGAAATGCTGCCTTATCTGGAAAAGAAAGCCCGTAAGAATGGATTTGCGCTGTTCACGTACCACGATGATACCATTATAACCGATTCTCCCGAGAATACACATATCCGGGATGAAGCCAGATTGAATAATTTGCGGGTGATAAAGGAAGAGGAATTCTCCTCAGCCATTGATTTTGCTCCTTGCAAATGTATGCTTGTCAGTGATGATGAAGAAGCGCTTGTCGGTTTGGAAGATCATTGGAAAAGACGGTTGAACGGAGCATTGGATGTTTTCCGTTCCGAACCCTATTTCCTTGAGGTCGTTCCGTGTGCTATCGACAAGGCGAATACTTTGGGTGCTTTGTTGGAAGCGTTGAACCTGACACGTGATGAGGTAATTGCCATTGGTGACGGTGTATGCGACGTGACTATGATTCAGTTAGCGGGGTTGGGAATAGCTATGGGGCATTCTCAAGACTCGGTGAAAGCGTGTGCCGATTATGTGACAGCGTCGAATGAAGAAGACGGGGTAGCCCTTGCCGTTGAAAAAGCAATCATAGCCGAAGTCCGTGCAGCGGAAATTCCATTAGACCAACTGAATGCGCAGGCGCGTCATGCATTGATGGGAAATCTGGGTATCCAATATACGTATGCGTCTGAGGACAGAGTAGAGGCGACAATGCCTGTCGATCACCGTACTCGCCAGCCTTTCGGCATTCTACATGGCGGTGCTACGCTTGCATTGGCTGAAACGGTTGCAGGACTGGGTTCTATGATTCTTTGCCAGCCTGATGAAATAGTAGTGGGAATGCAGGTCAGCGGAAATCATATATCTTCCGCTCACGAAGGAGATACCGTGCGGGCAGTGGGAACCATTGTACACAAAGGACGCTCATCTCATGTATGGAATGTGGATGTCTTTACTTCAACAAACAAACTGGTGTCTTCCGTACGGGTAGTCAACAGTGTTATGAAAAAAAGATGA
- a CDS encoding isochorismate synthase, with product MIDEEISNLTVIDALIRQKRPFAVYRIPGEKLPRLLTQAEENIRLIYDLQELNGQKGFVIAPFRVSEMCPVILIQSDGWGQSLSLDDDTEEEYEASLQIQEQEIFQTSYTKEYAGCFQAFINALRDGTFDKLVLSRHITMDKGADFSPSSVFRAACKRYIHSYIYLCYTPQTGIWLGSTPEIILSGEKDEWNTVALAGTQPLQDGKLPQVWDEKNRKEQDYVTAYIRSRLLSLGIHSTESGPYPAYAGTLSHLKTDFHFSLRDNNGLGDLLKVLHPTPAVCGLPKEEAYRFILENEGYDRRYYSGFIGWLDPNGRTDLYVNLRCMHIEDERLTLYAGGGLLASSELNDEWLETEKKLQTMKRLITSTSIIANH from the coding sequence ATGATTGACGAAGAAATAAGTAATCTGACAGTTATTGATGCGCTTATCCGGCAAAAGCGACCTTTTGCGGTATACCGTATTCCCGGAGAGAAACTTCCCCGTCTGTTGACACAGGCGGAGGAGAATATCCGTCTGATATACGATTTGCAAGAGTTGAACGGACAGAAAGGATTTGTTATCGCTCCCTTTCGGGTGAGTGAGATGTGTCCGGTTATACTGATACAATCTGATGGGTGGGGGCAATCCCTTTCTCTTGACGATGATACGGAGGAAGAATATGAGGCTTCTTTGCAAATACAAGAGCAAGAAATTTTTCAGACCTCTTACACGAAGGAGTATGCCGGCTGTTTTCAAGCATTTATCAATGCCTTACGTGACGGGACTTTTGACAAGTTGGTACTTTCCCGGCATATTACGATGGATAAGGGGGCGGACTTTTCTCCTTCATCCGTATTTCGTGCGGCCTGCAAGCGTTATATTCATTCATATATATACCTATGTTACACTCCCCAGACCGGCATTTGGTTGGGAAGTACTCCCGAAATTATTTTATCGGGTGAGAAAGATGAATGGAATACGGTTGCACTGGCCGGAACACAGCCTTTGCAGGATGGCAAATTGCCGCAAGTATGGGATGAAAAAAACAGGAAAGAGCAGGATTACGTAACTGCTTATATCCGTAGCCGGCTTCTTTCTTTGGGCATCCATTCTACTGAAAGCGGACCTTATCCTGCATATGCCGGAACTTTGTCACATTTGAAAACAGATTTTCATTTCTCTTTGAGAGATAATAATGGTTTGGGAGATCTCTTGAAAGTGTTGCATCCGACGCCTGCGGTGTGTGGTTTGCCAAAGGAAGAGGCCTATCGCTTTATATTGGAAAACGAAGGGTATGACCGTCGTTATTATTCCGGTTTTATCGGATGGCTGGATCCGAATGGAAGGACTGATTTATATGTGAACTTACGCTGTATGCATATCGAGGATGAACGACTGACTCTTTATGCCGGTGGCGGACTATTGGCCTCTTCGGAGCTGAATGATGAATGGCTGGAAACGGAAAAAAAGTTGCAGACAATGAAACGTCTGATTACTTCCACCTCCATTATCGCTAATCACTAA